The genomic window TGATCGGAAGACAGCAGCGCATGCGCACGGCTGACCTGCGTGCCATGCAGCACGATATCGCTTTGGTCCGACCGGCCGACCGTGATCTGCGGCGATTCCAGCTCGATTTGTTTCGCACGTCCGTCGCTCGTGATCAGGATCACCTTGGCCATCGTTTCGCCCTCGTTGGTTGTTGAGCATGCTCAGCGCGTTGGCTGGCAGGGCTAATGTGACGCTGCCGACCTTAGTACAAAAGTGCAAATTCGACGAGGACGGCGTTTTTACCGAACGCTGCTCAACCATTCGACTCGAACGTGAAATAAATCGGTTGTCGGTTCGATTGAACGGCGGGAGCCCCAAAAGCTGATGGACAAGGAATGCGTCCGTGCCCTGGCCCACGGCCAAGACGGCCTGTTACCCGACAGCCAGACGCCACAAGCGAGGTAGAAACTAGTGGGAACCCTTACGTTAGCACTCGCTCTAACCGAGTGCTAATATGGTTTTTACGAAGGAGTTTCCCCAAATGACAACACTGTCTGGAGCCTCTGCAGCAAACCAGCTCGCCGTCGCCAACCCATGGTCGATGGTGCCCCCGCTGGGTAACCTGGACGCCTACATTTCTACAGCCAACCGGCTGCCGCTGCTCACACTCGAGGAAGAGCAGGGATTCGCGCGCAAGCTGCGCGACAACAACGACCTCGAGGCGGCCGGTGCCTTGATTCTTTCGCATCTGCGCTTGGTCGTGTCCATTTCCCGCCAATACCTCGGCTACGGTTTGCCTCACGGCGACCTGATACAGGAAGGGAACGTCGGCTTGATGAAAGCGGTGAAGCGCTTCGACCCTGACCAAGGTGTGCGGCTGGTGAGCTATGCCATGCACTGGATCAAGGCCGAGATTCACGAGTACATACTGAAGAACTGGCGCATGGTCAAGGTCGCGACGACCAAGGCCCAGCGAAAGCTGTTCTTCAACTTGCGCTCGATGAAGCAGGCCTACAAGGCCAAGGATGCAGCCGCCAATGGCGACACCCATCGCGCGACGCTGACCGAAAGTCAGGTCACGCAAATGGCCGAGAAGCTGAACGTCAAGCGCGAAGAAGTGCTCGAGATGGAAATGCGTCTATCGGGCGGCGACGTGTTGCTCGACCCGAGTCCGTCGGACGACGGCGAAGACCAGTTCGGCCCGATCGCCTATTTGGCCGACGCGACGCAGGAACCGACGGCGCAGCTCGAATCGCGGGCTCGCGACCGGCTGTCGAGCGACGGCATCTCGACCGCGCTCGAAGCGCTGGACGAACGCAGCCGACGTATCGTCGAGGAGCGCTGGCTCAAGGTCAACGACGACGGTTCTGGCGGCATGACGCTGCATGACTTGGCTGCGGTGTACGGTGTCAGCGCCGAGCGGATTCGCCAGATCGAAGTGGCGGCGATGAAAAAGATGAAGAAGTCGTTGGTGGCTTACGCCTGATCTTCTTGCCCTCGCAAAGCAAAAAGCCCGACGGTGTCGGGCTTTTTTTTGGCTTTCAATCTGGGCGGGGGCCATGCGGGAGCCCCGACAGGCTCAAGACGATTTCAGCAAAGCCTTCACGTCGGCCACCATTGCCGGAACGCCCGAGCCGTAGCGCGCATAGAGGCGCAGCCGGCCCTGTGGGTCGTACAGGTAGCTCGCAGCCGAATGGTCCATCGAATAGCTGGTCGGCGTGGATCCGTCGACCTTCTTGTAATAAGCCTTGAAGTCTTTTGCCGTCACGGCGAGCTGCTCGGGAGTAGGAATCAGCGCGATGAAGCTTGGATCGAACGCGCCCATGTACGCCTTCATGACGGTCGGCGTGTCACGCGCCGGATCGACCGTGATGAAGAGCACTTGCAACTTGTCGGCATCGGCACCGAGCGCTTGCTTCACCTGCGCCATCTCGGTCATGGTCGTCGGGCAGACGTCGGGGCACTGCGCATAGCCAAAGAACAGCACGACAACCTTGCCCTTGAAGTCGGCCAGCGTGCGCACCTTGCCATCCGCGTCGGTCAGCGAAAAGTCCTTGGCGTAGTCAGCGCCGGTCATGTCGACCGCATTGAACGTCTGCTTGGCTTCCTCGGTGCAACCTGAAATGCCAACGCCTGCAGCCATGGTCACACCGGTCCACGCCGCGACCAGTGCGATCGCTTTGAGCGCGTTGCGCTTGTTCATGAAAAGGGTCCGTTTAAATCAGGTAGTGATCGACCAGCAGCGCCGCAAACAGCACGCTCAAGTGGATCAACGAAAAGCGGAATGTCTTGCGCGCCAACGCATCGGAATAGTTGCGCCACAGCGCGAAGGCATAGCCAGTGAAACCGATGCTGACCGCAATGGCCACCGCAAGATAAAGCCAGCCGCTCATGCCGTAGATGAACGGCATGAGACAGGCGGCGAACAACACGCAGGTATAGAGCAGGACCTGCAGCCGCGTGAACTCGTTGCCGTGCGTCACGGGCAGCATCGGCAGACCGGCCTTGCGATAGTCCTCGACGCGATAGAGCGCGAGCGCCCAGAAGTGCGGCGGCGTCCACAAGAAAATGATCAGAAAAAGAATGAGCGCATCGGCGCTGACTTCGCCGGTCATCGCAGCCCAGCCCAGCACCGGTGGCATCGCGCCCGAGGCACCACCGATCACGATGTTTTGAGGCGTCAGCGGTTTCAGGATGAGCGTGTAGATCACCGCATAGCCGACGAAGGTGGCGAAGGTCAGCCACATGGTCAGCGGATTGATGGCAAACCACAGCACTGCAGAGCCCGCTGCACACAACACCGCCGAAAAGATCAGCGCCTGCCGGTCGCTGAGCTGACCGCGCGCCGTCGGACGCCATGCGGTGCGTTTCATCTTGGCATCGATGCCCTTTTCAACCAGACAGTTGAAGGCCGCGGCCGCGCCGGCCACCAGCCAGATGCCGGCACAGGCCAGCACGCCGCGCTGCAGATCGTCCCAGCCCGGCACACCGGGAACCGCCAGCACCATGCCGATCAGCGCGCAGAAAACGATGAGCTGCACCACCCGCGGCTTGGTCAGCGCGTAAAACTGGCGGAACACGTTGGCAGTGCTGGTCTGCTCCAGGGGCAATGGAGTGCTCATGCAGCCTCCCAGTCGGGGCCGTTGCTCGATACGCGCGTCTGAGGGTGCAGGTCCGCATCGGAAGGCGCAGGCGCGGCAGCCGTTTCGGGCTTGCTTTCACACAATGTCCATGTCAGGACGACCGCCAGCGCGGCCGCACCGCCGGTGTGCAGCACGGCGGCTGCCAATGGCCAGCCCAGCAGCACATTGCCAAGCCCGGTCGCCAACTGCAGCAGCGCGAGCCCCGCCAGCCAACGGCCTTGTGGCCGTAGCGGGGGGATACGATTCAGGCGCCACGCCAGAATGCCGATCGCGCCGAAGACCACGTAAGCCATCAGGCGGTGCACGTAGTGAATGGCCGTGAGCGCGGCGAATTCGATCGGTACCCCGTCCGATGTCATGCCGAGGTGACGCCAGATTTCAAAGCCCTGCACAAAATTCATCGCGGGCCACCAACTGTCTTGGCAGGTAGGGAACTGCAGACAGGCGACCACTGCGTAGTTGGTGCTGACCCAGCCGCCGAGCGCAATCTGCAGCACCAGCAGGGCGGTCGTCGCAATCAACCCGATGCGGAGCGCTCGACCAAGGGCTGTCGGCGTGCGCCCGGAAGCTATTTGCTGGTAGTGCACAGCCTGCACGCACAACATGGCAAGCAACCCGATGGCCCCGAGCAAATGCAGTGTGACGATGGCCGGGTAGAGCTTCCAGGTCACCGTCAGGGCCCCGAACGCGCCCTGCATGCAGACCCACACCACTGTGACCGCCGGCCAGACGGTGCTGAGCGGAGCAGTTTCGTGCAACGGCATCGTGGCCTCCGATGCCCGCGTGACACGCAGCGAAAGACGCTGGCGCCTGCGCGCCACCAATGTCGCCAAGGCCAAAGCGACGATCAGCGCTCCCACGCCTGTGGCACCGTAGCGATGAATCATCTCGACCCACGCCTTGCCGTGCGTGACCGGTCCGGTGGGTTGCGCAGCCTGCGCTGCTGCGATGTCATGTCGCGCACCGACCGGGCTGGCGTTGCCGTAGCAACCGGGCCAGTCGGGGCACCCCAGGCCGGAATCGGTCAATCGGGTGAACGCGCCGAACAGCGTCAGATCGAAGGTGAGAAACAGCGTGAGGACGGTGAGCGCGTGCAACCGCCGCGCTGCGCCCGCGCCGGCGTTGCGACGCCAAATCCACAGCAAAGGACCCAACGCAAGCAGCGCGCCGGCCACTATCAGCCAGACGATCGGTGTGAGGTCGTAGAGCGCTTGGGTGTTCATGGCATCGACGTCATCACGTCAGCGGTTGGGTTCATCCCAGGAAGCAGAGGCGCGAAGCAACCGATCGAGATCGCGCTTGGCACGCGTGGCGCCTTGCGTGTCCATGCTCGCCGGAAAACGCATCATCCAGTTGCCCATCGGATCGACTACGTAAAGATGCTCGCTCAAGCCATGCCCGGCACCCGGTACCAGCCATTGCGCCAGCTCGGCGGCGGGCAAGCGAAGAACCGTCGCGCCGCGGAGTCCATTGTCGAGACGCTCTGGAATCGGCGCCGTATCGCTCACGAGCCAAACCCGGTCGAGGCGGTCTTTTTCGCGACCGAGGCCTTCGCGCATCTGGCGTTGCAAGTAGAGCTGCTGCTCGCACAAAGAATTGCACGCTGCATCGGCCACGGCAACGAGCAACCACTGCCCCTTGAGAGTCTGTAGGTCGACGCGCGCACCGTCACGCCCGGTTGCGCTGAATGCCGGCAGCGGCTGCTGCGGATCGATCAGTTCTCCGTAAACGCTGCGGCCTTCCGGCCGGACCACGTAGTAAGTGAAGTAAGACGCGACGATCGGTGCGGCACAGCACAGCATGACTGCGATCATCTTCCAGCGCCCCTTGACCGTGCGGCGCGCGCCGTCGCCTTCCGGCTGCTGCGGCGAAGGCATCGAATGCACGGTGAGCGACAACGGTTCGTCAGCCATTCTGTGCACGACTGATTTTGCGCCAGGGGGCGATGAGTTGAAGCCAGACATAGAGAAGTGCGACAAGGGCCGAAAGGGCGAACCACTGAAATGCGTAGCCGTAGTGCCGTTCGATTCCCAGCGCCGGCGCCGGCCAATCGCGTTGCAATCCTTCGGAAGCCGACCCGGACTGCTGCAGCGAGAGATCGGTGCGGAGCGGCAACCCGGTTTCGACACGAAACGCTTCGAGATCCAGATTCTGCCGGATCGCATAAGACCCTTCGGGCGCCGCCATGGCAGCGGCGGCAACCGATGGAGAAGCGACAGCCGATGCGGTGCCGGAAGCGGTTGAACTGGCCGCAGCAGACGAAGCGGCCGCATCAGGTGACGCCACAACAGCGCTCTTGCCAAGTTCCATTAAATGCGACGGCGGCGGCGCGATGCGCCCGACCACCTCCACCAGGCCAACGGGCGTTTGCACTGGCTGCAGTTGCGTACGGTTCTGGAAGTTGCGCTGGATCCAGCCGCGTTGCACCATGACTGTCTGATTGCTGCCCTCCAATGCAAAGGGTGTCAGCACATAGAAGCCAGGCACGCCGTGCATCTGCCGGTTGTCGAGATAGACGGTTTGGGCTCCGAGCCACAGGCCGCGCAACCGCACGGGCCGCAGCATCGCGTCAGAACCCTTGTCGGTCGACAGAAACGTCTGTTGATCGAGCTCTGGGCGCCGGCTCTGCGCCTCGCTTTCGGCCTGCATCGCTTCTTTTTGCGCTGCGCGCGACAGTTGCCAGTGCCCGAGCGACGCCGTTGCGGCAATGGTCAGCATGGCTGCGATGGCGATGACCCAGAAACGGCCTCTCCGTGCGCCTTTCCACTCCTCGCTGGAGCGGGTGGGGGCGGCGCGACCCGTGGTCTGCCCGCGCGTATCGGCATCGTGGTCTGGGTCGCCGTTCAGCACGGGAGAAGGCCTGGTCGGCCGATAATGTGAGTCATGAAATATGTCATCGCCTTGGCGTTCGTGGGCATCTTGGCGAGCTTGGGATTTGCGCTGTTCTTCATGCTGAAGGACGGTCGCGACGGCAGAGCCAAGGGGGGCGGCATGGCGCGCGCTCTGACTGTTCGGATCGGCCTTTCGGTGGTTTTGTTCCTGTGCATTCTGATTGCCTGGAAACTTGGGTACATCCAGCCAGGGGGACTGCCGGTCGGCAAGTAGGTCTTGCCGGCGAGCATCGCCGCTGTCGACACACCACGCCCATGAAAAAAGCGCCTTGCGGCGCTTTTTTTGCTGTGCCGTCGTTACGCGTCAAAGCCAGTAGACCAACGTGTAGAGGCCCAGCCAGACAACGTCCACGAAATGCCAGTACCAGGCGGCACCCTCGAAGCCGAAATGGCGCTCTGGCGTGAAATGCCCTGAGCGAAGTCGCAGCGTGATGAACAGCAGCATCAACATGCCGATGAAAACATGCAGCCCGTGAAAACCGGTCAACATGAAGAAAGTCGAGCCGTAGGCACCGGAACTCAGCTTGAGGTTCAGCTCGGTATACAGGTGGTGGTATTCGTAGCCTTGCACGCCCAGGAACAGCACCCCGAGCAGCACCGTTACCCACATGAAGCGGATGCATTGGGCGCGATGACCGGCGCGCAACGCATGGTGGGCGATGGTGAGGGTCACGCCGGAAGTCAGCAGCAGCGCGGTGTTGATCGTGGGCAGCCAGAACGGCCCGACAGTTTGAAAAGGTTCGACGAGATCGGCAGGAGCGCCGGTTGCGCCCGCAGCCATGCTGGGCCACACCGCTTTGAAGTCAGGCCACAGCAGCGCATTGTCCAAGCTGCCCAGCGCCGGAAGCGCGTGCGTGCGCGCCCACCACAGCGCCGTAAAGAAAGCGCCGAAGAACATCACTTCCGAAAAAATGAACCAGCTCATGCTCCAGCGAAAGGACAAGTCAACCTTGTGGCCGTACTGGCCGCTTTCGCTCTCCGCGATGGATTCGCGAAACCAGACGAACAGCGTGGCCAGCCAGATCACCATGCCCATGGAGAGGACGTAAGCGCCCCACTCATGGCTGTTGATCCATTGCGTCGCTCCGAAGATCACGAACAGCAGGCCGAGTGAGGCCATGACCGGATAGCCCGAAGGCCCGGGCACGAAATAGTAGGGCGTGGTGCCGTGCGTGGTTGAGCTCATATCAGGTCCTGGCTTTTTCTCTCGATTCAAATTCTTATGAAAGTGGCGCCTCAGGGCGCGACCACGAAGCGCACCACCATGATCAGGCCGCCGACAAAAACGATCACGCCCGCAAAGGCCACGACGATGATGTGCAGGGGGTTCAGCTTGGCTAAATCTTCCTGGTAGGCACTGTTTTTCCGAACGCCGAAAAACGACCAGCCCACCGCCTTGATGGTGCCCAGGAGTGAACCTTTACGCGGCTGCGGCGGTGCTTTCACGAATTGGGGCCCAGCGGAACGGGGGCCGTAGCCACCGGTGCAGGTGGTGTCTTGCCACCCACTTCGAAGAAGGTATAGGACAACGTGATCGTCTTCACGTCCTTCGAGATCTTCGGATCGATCACGAAAGCGACCGGCCATTGCTTTTTTTCGCCCGGCTCCAACGTGTACTGATTGAAGCAAAAGCATTCGAGCTTGTTGAAATACTGGGCCGCTTGCTGTGGCGCATAGCTTGGAATAGCCTGCGCAGCCATACGCCTGTTTTGCGAATTCTGGAACTCGTACATCACCGTGTTCAGTTCACCCGGATGGACCACCAGTGAATTGAGTGCGGGTTTGAATTCCCACAGTCCTCGCGCGTTGGCGTCGAACTCGACCGTGATGGTGCGGCTTTTGTCGACCTGCGTATTGTTGGGCAACCGTACGTCGGCGCCTCCAGTGGCGCCACCGGGAACCCTGAGTTCGGCGACTGCCAGCACGTTGATTCCCGTGACCTCACAGATCGTTCGGTACAAAGGCACCAGTGCATAGCCGAACGCGAACATGCCAACTGCGATCACGGCCAGCTTGCCGACCATACGTGCATTTTCGCGGCGGGTTCGAAGCGGCAAGCCCATACGTCCTTCAGCGGCTGAACCACACCATGCGAACGATGAAACCCACGAAGAACAGCACCGCGATGGAGGCCAGGGTCAGGCCCATCCTGCGGTTGTTCTTCTTTTGTTCAGGCGTCATGGTGCGGACAGATCAGGCCAAGATGCGCGTGGCGGTCGGATCAAGCCGCGGAGGCGTTTCGAAGGTATGGAATGGCGCGGGAGAAGGCACTTCCCACTCGAGTCCTTCAGCGCCTTCCCACGGTTTTTGCGTGGCCTTCTCGCCTTTGCCGCGCATGACGGGCAGCACGACGAAGAAGAAGAAGTAGACCTGCGCAAAACCGAAGAAGAATGCACCGACCGACGCCACAGCATTGAAATCAGCGAATTGCATGGGGTAGTCGGCATAGCGTCGGGGCATGCCCGCGAGACCCAGAAAATGCATCGGGAAGAAGGTAACGTTGAACGAGATCAGCGACCACCAGAAGTGGATCTTGCCGCGTGTCTCGCTGTACATCACGCCCGTCCATTTCGGGCTCCAGTAATAGAAGCCGGCGAACATGGCGTACAAGGAGCCGGCCACGAGAACGTAGTGGAAATGCGCAACGACGTAGTACGTATCGTGAAGCTGGATGTCGATGGGGGCGACCGCGAGGATCAACCCACTGAAACCGCCCATGGTGAAGACGAAGATGAAGCCGACCGCGAACAACATCGGTGTCTCGAAGCTCATCGAGCCCTGCCACATGGTCGCTATCCAGTTGAACACCTTGACCGCTGTCGGCACCGCGATCAGCATCGTCGCGTACATGAAGAACAACTGCCCTGTCAACGGCATGCCGGAAGTGAACATGTGGTGCGCCCACACGATAAACGACAGGATAGCGATCGACGAGGTCGCGTACACCATCGAGGCGTAACCGAAGAGCCGCTTGCGGGCAAAAGCCGGCACGATCTGGCTGACGATGCCGAAGGCCGGCAAGATCATGATGTAGACCTCGGGGTGACCGAAGAACCAGAAGATGTGCTGGTACATCACCGGATCACCACCGCCAGCGGGGTTGAAGAAGCTTGTCCCGAAGTGCCGATCGGTCAACGTCATGGTGATCGCGCCGGCCAGCACAGGCATTACGGCGATCAGGAGGTAGGCCGTAATGAGCCACGTCCAGCAGAACATCGGCATCTTCATCAGCGTCATCCCGGGGGCGCGCATGTTGAGAATCGTCACGATGATGTTGATCGATCCCATGATCGAAGAGGCGCCCATGATGTGCATCGCGAAGATGCCGGCATCCATCGATGGGCCCATCTGCAACGTCAGTGGCGCGTACAGAGTCCAACCGGTCGACGGCGCTCCACCCGGCATGAAAAAGGAACTGACCAGCATGAGCGAGGCAGGAATCAGCAGCCAGAAGCTGAAATTGTTCATGCGCGCGAAGGCCATGTCCGAAGCGCCGATCTGCAGTGGCACCATCCAGTTGGCGAACCCCACGAACGCCGGCATGATCGCGCCGAAAACCATGATCAGACCGTGCATGGTCGTGAACTGATTGAACAATTCCGGATTGAGGAACTGCAGGCCAGGCTGAAACAGCTCAGCGCGGATCAGCAGCGCGAGCACGCCGCCGATCATGAACATTGTCAGGCTGAACAACAGGTACAGCGTGCCGATGTCCTTGTGGTTGGTGGCAAACACCCAGCGGCGCCAGCCGACCGGCGCTCCGTGGTGTTCGTCGTGCCCATGGTCGTCGTGGCCGGCCGCGTGGCCGTGGGGATCGAGGACTGCGCTCATGAAATCTTCCTTGGCAATTCGGGGATCGGCCGGCTTACTTGCCGCGCTGCGCCAGCACTTCGGCCGGCTGGACCAACTGCCCTGTCTTGTTCGACCAGGTGTTCTTGGTGTATGTAATGACGGAGGCGATGTCGGTGTCGCTCAGCTTGGCCCATGACGGCATCGCGCCGTTGTTCTGACCCTTCAGCAACACTTGAATCTGAATCGCGTGATCAGGATTCAGCACCTTTTCGTCGCCGTCGAGCGCCTTGATCGGGCCGGCGCCTTTGCCATTGGCCTGATGGCAAGCAGCACAGTTGCCCGCGTAAACCTTTTCGCCGCGCGCCAGCATGTCGGGCAAGGTCCAGACCTTGGTCGGATCGTCCAGCTTGGCCGCCGCTTCTTTCTTCTTGCCGGCGACCCAGGTCGTGTAATCGGCTGCCGAGACCACCCTGACATGAATGGGCATGTACGAGTGCTCTTTGCCACAGAGCTTGGCACACTGTCCGTAGTAGTCGCCCACCTCTTGCGCACGGAACCACGTATCCCGCACGAAGCCGGGAATTGCGTCCTGCTGGATGCCGAGCGACTGCACTGCGAACGCATGGATCACGTCCTCCGCCGTCGTGATGATCCGGACCTTCTTGTCGACCGGAACGACCAGCGGGTTGTCTACTTTCAACAGATAGTCGGCCGGCGGCGCTTCCCCGTTCGGGCCCTTGGCGCCGTTGTTGGACATGGCACGGTGCGAACTGTCGAGCGTCGAAATGAAGGCGAGACCTTCGCCCTCACCCTTGATGTAGTCGTAGCCCCACTTCCACTGGTAGCCGGTCGTCTTGATCGTTAGATCGGCGTTGGTCGTGTCTTTCTGGGCGACAAGCACTTTGGTGGCGGGCAGTGCCATCAGGATCACGATGAGGAAAGGAACGATAGTCCAGATGACTTCGACCACCACCGACTCATGAAAGTTGGCCGCCTTGTGTCCAGCCGCTTTCCGGTGCTTCCAGATCGAATAGAACATGATCGCGAAAACAGCCACGAAGATGACGGTGCACAGCACCATCATTGCGTTGTGCAGAAAGTACTGTTCCTGGGCGATCTTGGTCACACCGACCGGCAAATTGAGCTGGCGCACGGAAGGGCCGCCAGCCAGATCGCTGACTGCATGTGCCGCGCCGCTGAACGCCGCGCCGGCCGCCAGCAGCAGATTCGCCGGCTTGTACTTTTTGCGCCAATTGCTCTTCATCGTGTTCACTTCTTGAAAACCAGTTAACCCTGTGACCGCATGTCGATGCCCGCTTGCGCACGCCTGCCTATTCAGGCGCTGCGCAATGCCATGCGAATCTCGCGCGCCAGCGCCGCGCGCAGCTCGGGGCGCACATAGCGCCCCACCCTGACCGAACGACCTTGTCCTGACACTTCGATCAGCGAGCGGTCGCCCGCCTGCGGCTCGATCCGAACTTGATGCGGCAAAAATTCTGCCCGCTCATAGTGGCCGCCGTTCTCCAGTTCGACCACCAGCCGGCCACCTTGCAAAGCAATCTTTTCCCCGTCGGTCGCATGCCGCGCATACAGCATGAAAGCGACGCCCACCGCTGTCAGTTCGAGCCACGCGAACGGCAACACCAGAGGCGCGCCGTTCACCCAAAACACCGTGCCGATGCCGAGCGAAATTACGCACAGCGACGCGTAGAGCCAGCCGAGCTGGCTCGGCGTGACCGAGCAATTGCGCTTCAAAAACCAGTGGATGCTCTGGCCTGAAACAGTGGCAAATCGAAACACGGAATTCGTCAAGGGGCGAGTTCGGCAAATCGGTGCGCCGCGACTGTCAGACCGATGTCCGATTAGCCTCGATCACGGGCCAATTCCCGCGAGTTCACGCATCGGCGGATTGTAGCGGGTGGTTTGTGCGCGAATCCCATCAGCCCGGCCGTCCGCGCTGCAGCATGGTGCGCATCTCGCGCAACGAAACCGCGCTTTCGGACGAAAGAGAAACGCGTGGAGCCGGCTTGAATGCATGGCCGTAGATGATCTCGAAGGTCAGCGTAATGCGCCCTTCGTTTTCGGCGATGCCATGCAATTCGCTTAAAGCATCGCCCAGCCGCCTGCGCCAGCCTTTGCCGCGCAATTGTGCAAACCGCGCAGGATGCAGGTTGCGCCCGAGCGTGCGAAGTTCGGCCAGCGCCGCCTCCGGTGTGGCCCAGGTCAGCACGATGCGCTCCATGTCCATGACAGGCTCGGCAAATCCAGCGCCGACCAGCATGTCACCCCAGTCGTGCATGTCGGTGAACTCATGGCCGGCTGGCGGCCAGCCATGGCGTGCATAGAGGGCACGAAGCTCATGCACCGTGTCGGGGCCGAAACACGAAAACATGAGGAAGCCGTTGGTGGCGACCGAACGATGCCATTCGCCGATGAGCGCTTGCGGATCGGCCGCCATATGCAGCGCCATGTTGGCCCATAGCAAATCGACGCCAGTCTCAGGCACGCTATCGAATCGCGCGGCACCGCCCTGCCAGCGGCGCGCGTTCCACCAGGGGACCGACACGGCCGCGGCGGTTCGCTCGACCAGCCCGCGCTCCTGCTCCACGACATAGGAAGCCGCCTTGGGATAGCGCTTCGACACCAGTGCGTGCGCCTCGAGCCCACCGTGCAGGGGCGACCAGTCGGCCCACGTCGCGGGCTGCGCCTTGATCCACTGCAATCGGTCCTCCATGCGTCGGCCGATTTCTTCATGCAGCCAGGGCGATCCTTCTGCGGGAACCCAGCGCAACCAGCGTGCTGCCGCCGCGGGGTCGATGGTCGGCGGGCGGCGGTCGGGAGCGGTGGACATGGGCAGGCCAGTATATTGAGCGATGTCCGGCCCTTGGCTCACAGGCCTTTTGCGGCCGATCTCTTCATTGCGTCCTGCCTGGCTCGCGCACCTGCCGAGCCAGTGCGCGGTGTGCCGCGCGTGGCCGTCGCGTCGCATGTGCGATGACTGCGTGATGCGCTTCGCGCCGCCGACGCTGCGTTGCCGGACCTGTGCGTCGCCGCTGCCCGATGGCCTTTCGCAGTGCGGCGACTGCGTGAAGCAGGCCCCGCCGCTCGATGCTTGCATGGCCGCCTGCGCCTACGTCTGGCCCTGGCCGGAATGCATCGCGCAGTTCAAGTTCAGAGGAGACGCCGGCTGGGCTGCTCCGCTCGCGACCTTGATGCGCAGCACACCTTGGGTCGAGCCGGCGCTCGATGCGTGCGACCTGGTGCTGCCGATGCCGCTGTCGCGCGAACGGCTGCGCGAGCGCGGTTTCAATCAGGCGTACGAACTGGCCTGTCGCCTGGCGCCCAAAAGAAAATGCGACGCGACCTTGCTGCTACGCACGCGTGAAACGACGGCGCAGAGCGGACTGACGCGCGCCGAGCGGCTGCGCAACCTTCAAGGCGCTTTCGCGTTGGAGCCCCTGCGCGCGACGGCGGTGCAAGGCAAGCGCATCGTGCTAGTCGACGATGTGATGACCAGTGGCGCATCGATGTTCTCGGCGGCGCAGGTTCTGCGAACGGCCGGCGCGGTGCACATCACGGCCGTCGTGCTGGCGCGCACCGATCCGCCCAGCTGATCGGCAGACCTTCGGGTGTCGCGCCCGTTGCGACAATGCGTGGATGTTTCATATCGTCCTGGTCGAGCCCGAGATTCCGCCCAACACCGGCAATGTGATTCGCCTTGCCGCCAACACCGGCTGCATGCTGCATCTGGTCGAGCCGCTGGGGTTTTCCATGGATGACCGGCTGCTGCGCCGTGCCGGACTGGACTATCACGAATACGCCGAAGTGCGCTGCTACGCCGGCTGGCAGCAATTGCTCGACAGCGAATCACCACCGCCCGATCGCATGTTCGCGCTCACGACGCGCGGCAGC from Variovorax sp. PAMC28562 includes these protein-coding regions:
- a CDS encoding biotin synthase, producing the protein MSTAPDRRPPTIDPAAAARWLRWVPAEGSPWLHEEIGRRMEDRLQWIKAQPATWADWSPLHGGLEAHALVSKRYPKAASYVVEQERGLVERTAAAVSVPWWNARRWQGGAARFDSVPETGVDLLWANMALHMAADPQALIGEWHRSVATNGFLMFSCFGPDTVHELRALYARHGWPPAGHEFTDMHDWGDMLVGAGFAEPVMDMERIVLTWATPEAALAELRTLGRNLHPARFAQLRGKGWRRRLGDALSELHGIAENEGRITLTFEIIYGHAFKPAPRVSLSSESAVSLREMRTMLQRGRPG
- a CDS encoding ComF family protein — encoded protein: MSGPWLTGLLRPISSLRPAWLAHLPSQCAVCRAWPSRRMCDDCVMRFAPPTLRCRTCASPLPDGLSQCGDCVKQAPPLDACMAACAYVWPWPECIAQFKFRGDAGWAAPLATLMRSTPWVEPALDACDLVLPMPLSRERLRERGFNQAYELACRLAPKRKCDATLLLRTRETTAQSGLTRAERLRNLQGAFALEPLRATAVQGKRIVLVDDVMTSGASMFSAAQVLRTAGAVHITAVVLARTDPPS
- a CDS encoding tRNA (cytidine(34)-2'-O)-methyltransferase, with protein sequence MFHIVLVEPEIPPNTGNVIRLAANTGCMLHLVEPLGFSMDDRLLRRAGLDYHEYAEVRCYAGWQQLLDSESPPPDRMFALTTRGSRPVHEVAFADGDWLVFGSESKGLDPGLRESFPQAQRLRLPMREGQRSLNLSNAVAVTVFEAWRQIGFR